Proteins encoded together in one Lathyrus oleraceus cultivar Zhongwan6 unplaced genomic scaffold, CAAS_Psat_ZW6_1.0 chrUn0489, whole genome shotgun sequence window:
- the LOC127114278 gene encoding cucumisin has product MAGLEGVVSVLLNQKRHILTTKSWDFIGLTQYAERENYESDIIVGVIVTGIWPESSSFNDEGFGPLPTKWNGSCIASNFSCNRKIIGAKYYLSSSNEPLSQVDFESPRDSKGHGTHTSSTAAGNPVIMASMLGLAQGTTRGVVPSARIAVYKVCWSTGCFDESILAAFDDAILDGVDILSVSLGYDSADNNNHYKDAISIGAFHAMRDGVLTVVAGGNLGPHPASLHNLAPWTIIISASTIDRKFITKVKLGDNTTYEIYIVITGPYFENIMRQYIELIHQAANRWLNCYDSAVEFVIDYHSKILNGFVVKLTRKESKRMNLKELCVFLPIQRDTLSLLEMMRFRWLGKRI; this is encoded by the exons ATGGCTG GGCTCGAAGGAGTGGTGTCTGTTTTACTTAATCAAAAGAGGCACATCCTTACCACCAAGTCATGGGACTTTATTGGTCTAACACAATATGCTGAAAGAGAAAATTATGAAAGTGATATTATTGTGGGGGTTATTGTTACTGGAATTTGGCCGGAATCTTCTAGTTTCAATGATGAAGGTTTCGGTCCTCTACCGACCAAATGGAATGGCAGTTGTATTGCTTCAAATTTTTCTTGCAATAG AAAAATCATTGGAGCCAAGTATTATTTATCTAGTTCTAATGAACCCTTGAGCCAAGTAGATTTTGAATCTCCAAGAGATTCAAAGGGACATGGAACTCATACATCATCAACCGCAGCCGGGAACCCAGTTATCATGGCAAGCATGCTAGGACTTGCACAAGGAACGACAAGAGGTGTAGTCCCGTCTGCACGCATTGCTGTATACAAAGTATGCTGGTCAACTGGGTGCTTTGATGAAAGTATTCTTGCCGCATTTGATGATGCAATTCTTGATGGGGTTGATATATTATCAGTATCACTTGGATATGATTCAGCAGACAACAATAATCATTATAAGGATGCAATTTCTATTGGAGCATTCCATGCAATGCGTGATGGAGTGCTTACGGTAGTGGCAGGAGGGAACTTAGGTCCACACCCTGCATCCTTACATAATCTTGCACCATGGACAATTATTATTAGTGCAAGCACGATAGATAGAAAATTTATCACCAAGGTCAAATTAGGAGACAATACAACATATGAG ATTTATATTGTCATAACTGGACCTTATTTCGAAAATATAATGCGTCAATACATTGAATTGATACATCAAGCTGCTAATAGGTGGCTTAATTGTTACG ACTCGGCAGTAGAGTTTGTTATCGACTATCACTCGAAGATTTTGAATGGATTTGTCGTAAAGCTGACCAGAAAAGAATCAAAAAGAATG AACTTGAAGGAGTTGTGTGTCTTCTTGCCGATACAAAGAGATACTCTCTCGTTACTCGAGATGATGAGATTTCGTTGGCTTGGAAAGAGAATTTAA